CACGTCAACCTCCCAATATGTTTCCACATGGCCCTGGGCCCTGACCGCTCGGTTTTCCACACGCGTCTTAGTCAGTCCAAGTCGACTAGTGGTCTTGCGAGGAGAATATAAATTGTTTTTGCTTCTAGTCTTTGTGGGTAAATATAGAGCTTACACTGGGGTGGGGGTTGCTGGTGCGGTGTGGTGCAAGGCTCGTAGCGTTAATTTCCTATGGCTCTTTCCTTTTCCTGCCTTATCGtccccttcttcatcttcttcgttTTCCCCAGTCTTTCTTGTCCATGCCTATGGAGTCCACCATGCGGTAGTTCTCCTCCTATTGAAGTAAGACCTCCTTTCTACACAGACAGCTCTCCTCCTGAATGCAGGGCGCATCATAGAATCTCCTGCGAGAACTCCACAACATTAAGCGTCCAATTTTATGGGCATGGGCCCTCGTATATCGTGGACCACCAAATCGACTACTTCCATCACTCAATCATAATTGAAGACCCAGGGTTCGGCAATCACTTGCCGATACCAGATTGCATTTTCCTTTATAAATTTGATCCTCCTATTCCCATATCTTCATTCCTTCCCCGGTCTGTAAGCCAGAACCAGTCCCTCTTCGACTGCAACTGCAAGCCGAATGGTTATGATATTTGTACCGACATCTTCCACGAACCCTATAATCATAGTCTTTGCAAAGGACACGAGATCCATTTTTCCAACAAATCAGAGGATGAACGATTTGGTCAGGATGAGTGTTGGGCCGGTCCAAACCCATCGTTTGGATGGAAGTTATCCTTCCATGACGATGGTAACCTTTCTCTACGTTCTGCCACGTGTCCTGGCGACGACGAATGCCAAGGTAGATTTCTAGAACCTTCTATTTGCCAAATTTCATGATATTTTTAAGCATCTACAGCATCGTGCCTCGTGATGGTTGGGAGCAACTTGCTTCAACCAATAAAATTAGTTTACGAAGTTTACGAAGTTTCAGTTAGAAGTTCAAGGTTATAAATCAGTAGCAATTATGTAGGAACCTGTAGGTTTTGCTAATCGAAAGCGGGCAAGTCTACAAGGAAACAGATATTTCTGTTTTGGTAAAACTTGTTAAATTATTTTAGTTCTGTACTGACCTCTGGCTGTGgtgctttatttgatgctgcaggAAAAAGCCATTCGAAGAGGAAGATTTTAGCAGGTAATGAACATGTTACTCCAACGCAGCTAATCCCTTCAAATAATTTCAGTTTTCCACACATCACGGGATatcatgtgtttggtaaaacgATATTTGAAATGTCTAAAGTTAAAGTTTTGGTAGCCGTATCTGGTGATTTTACAAAACTTTATTCTGCCATCAGTTCTTCTAAAACATAATATGAGATTGGTTGATAATGTATCAAAGCCTCCAAATATATtagatttttttctaaaaaatgtctataaattgtttataaCGATCGTAATGCCATGAAAATCCTCCAGTGTTGAACTCGCTTTCATCAATTTATTCTAAATGCTTAAACTACATTTTTTCTCTCATAGtcaaaaatttgtgaagcaaagGAGGATACCATATATCATACCAATCTGCGTAACTGTGTTGCATCATCCGACTTATGGAAGAcagaaaatataaatttaagtgACCTTTCTTTGAGCAAAAGTTTTGTTCCATCCAACGtttatacttttattttcatttaatGATCATGTAGATATTATTATTACCATGAGCAGGAGTTGGTGCAGGCGTGGGTGGCTTCATTGCTGTAGGCTTGCTCTGCCTTTTAATATTGTACAAGCACAGGAAGAGGAAGCAGCATTCGACCTCTTCAATCCTGCTTGGCCCAACTGCCTCTTCCGAGCCATCCTCCTACAGAGACCCTGAATTGGGCAGCTTACAATACCAGACCCCCATCTTCTCGTACGAGGAGCTTGAGGAGGCCACTAATGGCTTCAGTGCCTCCAGAGAACTTGGTGCTGGTGGCTTCGGTACTGTTTACCAAGGTACAAATTCCATTGTTCTCAATAAAATCTGGGTGCCAATTTCCTGTTTCCACATGCTTTCTGGCATTGCTAACAAAGACTCATATGGCTGGCCTTGTTTGCTATTCGAACTAATGCATTTCCCCCCTGCCTCCTACCTTCGGTCATATATTGCATAAAATGTATCCATTAATTAGCTCTATCAGCACAAACTGATGCTTTGCGTTTCTACAGGAAAGCTCCGAGATGGGCGTGTGGTCGCAGTCAAGCGACTGTATAAGCACAACTGGAATCGTGTCGAGCAGTTCATGAATGAGGTTGAAATCCTCTCACGCCTTCGCCACCAGAACCTTGTCTCCCTCTACGGCTGCACCTCGCGCCACAGCCGTGAACTCCTACTTGTGTATGAGTACGTGCCCAACGGCACTGTCGCGGATCACCTCCATGGCCCCCGTGCGCACAACCGAGCCCTTACATGGCCCGTCCGGATGAGCATTGCCATTGAAACAGCTGATGCACTCGCCTACCTCCATGCTGTCGAACCACAAATCATACACCGGGATGTGAAGACCAGCAACATCTTGCTTGACCGCGGCTTCCATGTGAAAGTTGCTGATTTTGGGTTGTCACGACTCTTCCCACTCGACGCCACCCATGTGTCCACCGCTCCTCAGGGCAGCCCTGGTTATGTCGATCCTTTCTACTACGAGTGCTACCAGCTCACCGACAGGAGTGATGTGTATAGCTTCGGGGTGGTACTAGCAGAGCTTATTTCATCTAAACCGGCTGTCGACACCAATAGGACCCCTGGTGAGATCAATTTGGCCAACATGGCAATTAGTATGATCCAGAATTGCCACCTGGAGCAGCTGGTGGATCCAAGTCTCGGATATCAGTCGGATTGGGAGATGAAGACTATGATCACCCTGGTGGCTGAGCTAGCATTCAGGTGCTTGCAATTAGACACGGAGATGAGACCATCCATTAAGGAGGTTCTGGATGTGTTGAGAGACATAGAGAGTGGAGAGTACAAGCCCAAGAAAGTGGTGGAGGCTGATGTTCCAGTGAGGGAAGAAGCCACCTTACTGAGAAATAATCTACCTTTTTCACCGGATTCTGTTACGGGGAGATGGGAAAGCAGTTCGACGACACCTCACACTAGTGAGTGAGG
This is a stretch of genomic DNA from Phoenix dactylifera cultivar Barhee BC4 chromosome 9, palm_55x_up_171113_PBpolish2nd_filt_p, whole genome shotgun sequence. It encodes these proteins:
- the LOC103701920 gene encoding LEAF RUST 10 DISEASE-RESISTANCE LOCUS RECEPTOR-LIKE PROTEIN KINASE-like 1.1 isoform X2; the encoded protein is MNKKNAAGKSHTKWKILAGVGAGVGGFIAVGLLCLLILYKHRKRKQHSTSSILLGPTASSEPSSYRDPELGSLQYQTPIFSYEELEEATNGFSASRELGAGGFGTVYQGKLRDGRVVAVKRLYKHNWNRVEQFMNEVEILSRLRHQNLVSLYGCTSRHSRELLLVYEYVPNGTVADHLHGPRAHNRALTWPVRMSIAIETADALAYLHAVEPQIIHRDVKTSNILLDRGFHVKVADFGLSRLFPLDATHVSTAPQGSPGYVDPFYYECYQLTDRSDVYSFGVVLAELISSKPAVDTNRTPGEINLANMAISMIQNCHLEQLVDPSLGYQSDWEMKTMITLVAELAFRCLQLDTEMRPSIKEVLDVLRDIESGEYKPKKVVEADVPVREEATLLRNNLPFSPDSVTGRWESSSTTPHTSE